A window of Halobellus sp. LT62 contains these coding sequences:
- a CDS encoding DUF7108 family protein codes for MADEHPAKRETDEETTAHTDGAAVESAEAETEGKEKTETASETETESEVPEDVVDEAERLTRLAEEAAVEDAAAAYRERRDELVEEHSFTPRVRGEDDTLVLYPEEWVDDSVVQFDRIDDTDRAVEVSLSGPDLGADWEAVEEANQAIVEAVEAEYGPDHATNVRAFADFMGNHYLKRVDDATDDEREEFLTEYYPRNAWPSKEQESIVAESIALVDDVGDEVPGT; via the coding sequence ATGGCTGATGAACACCCGGCGAAGCGTGAGACCGACGAAGAGACGACCGCTCACACGGACGGGGCCGCAGTCGAGTCGGCCGAAGCGGAGACGGAGGGCAAAGAAAAGACAGAAACAGCAAGCGAGACGGAAACGGAGAGCGAGGTCCCCGAGGACGTCGTCGACGAGGCCGAGCGACTGACGCGACTGGCCGAGGAGGCCGCCGTCGAAGACGCCGCGGCGGCCTACCGAGAACGCCGCGACGAACTCGTCGAAGAACATAGCTTCACCCCGCGTGTCCGCGGGGAGGACGACACGCTCGTCCTCTACCCCGAGGAGTGGGTCGACGACAGCGTCGTGCAGTTCGATCGGATCGACGACACCGACCGCGCCGTCGAGGTGTCGCTGTCCGGCCCGGACCTCGGTGCCGACTGGGAGGCCGTCGAGGAGGCGAATCAGGCGATCGTCGAGGCCGTCGAAGCCGAATACGGCCCCGATCACGCCACGAACGTCCGCGCGTTCGCGGACTTTATGGGAAATCACTACCTGAAACGCGTCGACGACGCCACCGACGACGAGCGAGAGGAGTTCCTCACGGAGTATTACCCTCGCAACGCGTGGCCGTCGAAAGAACAGGAGTCCATCGTCGCCGAGAGCATCGCCCTCGTGGACGACGTCGGCGACGAAGTGCCCGGAACCTGA
- a CDS encoding RNase P subunit p30 family protein, with amino-acid sequence MYEAVHAHPDGQSTAARFAATAERYGYDGVVVRADDARPDYERLRDALPVDVVDAAEIVAEDPQHASGAVGNARTKHTVVIVCGGTNALNRFAVEQKRVDILARPFEGPIDAGDGGDGERVNRNGNGDGDVNHVLAKAARDNDVRIEVNLGPVLRERGGHRVRHLTKLRKLKRLLDHYDAPYVVSANPTSHLELRAPRELAAVGEEVGLGREWTREGLDEWRRLVARNREHLSESFIAPGVERGRYEEDD; translated from the coding sequence ATGTACGAGGCGGTCCACGCCCACCCCGACGGACAGAGCACGGCCGCTCGCTTCGCGGCGACGGCCGAGCGCTACGGGTACGACGGCGTGGTCGTCCGCGCTGACGACGCGCGACCCGACTACGAACGCCTCCGCGATGCACTCCCCGTCGACGTCGTCGACGCCGCCGAAATCGTCGCCGAGGATCCACAGCACGCCAGCGGTGCGGTCGGCAACGCCCGGACCAAACACACCGTCGTCATCGTCTGCGGGGGAACGAACGCGCTGAACCGCTTTGCGGTCGAACAGAAACGCGTCGACATCCTCGCGCGGCCCTTCGAGGGACCGATCGACGCGGGCGACGGCGGCGACGGCGAACGGGTCAATCGAAACGGGAACGGCGATGGCGACGTCAACCACGTGCTCGCGAAGGCCGCCCGCGACAACGACGTCCGGATCGAAGTGAACCTCGGGCCGGTGCTGCGAGAGCGCGGCGGCCACCGCGTCCGCCACCTCACCAAACTCCGGAAGCTGAAACGGCTCCTCGATCACTACGACGCGCCGTACGTCGTGAGCGCGAACCCGACCTCCCACTTGGAGCTTCGCGCGCCGCGGGAGTTGGCCGCGGTCGGCGAGGAAGTCGGCCTCGGCCGGGAGTGGACCCGCGAGGGACTCGACGAGTGGAGACGGCTCGTCGCCCGCAACCGCGAGCACCTGTCCGAGTCGTTCATTGCCCCGGGCGTCGAACGTGGTCGATATGAAGAAGACGATTGA
- the nreA gene encoding DNA repair protein NreA — MKLDEYVDIERNERAERRRLAEEKSYDILDHLETFQDRFEETLQGDSLYGGVSPSIFVGTSNYPRVSTGLLSPVGHDEDAERFETSGAWYDEGVSINDVFARRTSLLNSNRSQKVTNVADSWNGFLGTQREVAISDRPVTVEIGLDERPDLDLDVGIEDVATPVGPRARARSADLAENPHVPRLVKKTLEDDDWNAEGAMTYLYRRGFDVYDVNTILSAGALGQTEQRRLVPTRWSITAVDDTVGQYLRGKVRPTPGINEVEIHRNEFMGNAFWVILAPGKWEYELVEMKAPGSVWNPDPEAGMYLAADSEGREGRTGYVDETAGAYHAARLGVLEHLEERGRQAKALVLRHVSDDYWGPVGVWQVRETVRDAFDDEHGTAETFADALAGVAEHLPVSLSTLRRKSTMAAGLQTTFGDFSR, encoded by the coding sequence ATGAAACTGGACGAGTACGTCGACATCGAGCGCAACGAGCGGGCGGAGCGTCGGCGACTCGCCGAGGAGAAGTCCTACGACATCCTCGATCACCTCGAAACGTTTCAGGATCGCTTCGAGGAGACGCTGCAGGGCGACTCGCTGTACGGCGGCGTCTCCCCGTCGATCTTCGTCGGCACGTCGAACTACCCGCGCGTCTCGACCGGCCTGCTCTCGCCGGTCGGTCACGACGAGGACGCCGAGCGGTTCGAGACGTCCGGCGCGTGGTACGACGAGGGCGTCTCGATCAACGACGTCTTCGCGCGGCGGACGTCGCTTCTCAACTCCAATCGATCCCAGAAGGTGACGAACGTCGCCGACTCGTGGAACGGGTTCCTCGGAACTCAGCGGGAGGTCGCGATTTCAGATCGGCCGGTGACCGTCGAAATCGGCCTCGACGAGCGCCCCGATCTCGACCTCGACGTCGGCATCGAGGACGTGGCGACCCCCGTCGGCCCACGCGCCCGCGCTCGCTCGGCGGATCTTGCTGAAAACCCGCACGTGCCGCGACTCGTCAAGAAGACACTCGAAGACGACGACTGGAACGCCGAGGGCGCGATGACGTACCTCTATCGCCGCGGCTTCGACGTCTACGACGTCAACACCATCCTCTCGGCCGGCGCGCTCGGACAGACCGAACAGCGCAGACTCGTCCCGACGCGGTGGTCGATCACCGCTGTCGACGACACCGTCGGACAGTATCTGCGGGGGAAGGTCAGACCGACCCCCGGGATCAACGAGGTCGAGATCCACCGCAACGAGTTTATGGGTAACGCCTTCTGGGTGATTCTCGCGCCCGGCAAGTGGGAGTACGAACTCGTCGAGATGAAAGCGCCGGGCAGCGTCTGGAACCCCGATCCCGAGGCGGGGATGTACCTCGCCGCCGACAGCGAGGGCCGAGAGGGACGGACGGGGTACGTCGATGAGACCGCCGGGGCCTATCACGCCGCGCGATTGGGCGTCCTCGAACACCTCGAGGAGCGCGGCCGCCAGGCGAAGGCGCTCGTCCTTCGGCACGTCTCCGACGACTACTGGGGGCCGGTCGGCGTCTGGCAGGTGCGCGAAACCGTCCGCGACGCCTTCGACGACGAACACGGGACGGCCGAGACGTTCGCCGACGCGCTCGCTGGTGTCGCCGAGCACCTCCCGGTGTCGCTGTCGACGCTCCGTCGAAAGTCCACGATGGCCGCCGGGCTCCAGACGACGTTCGGCGACTTTAGCCGGTAG
- a CDS encoding transcription initiation factor IIB, which produces MTRPTRQREQDGERTRWQGAREEADENETDDIDFEEMDEEDLVRTGDGELIHEPTGIVVEEEQIDPGPEWRAFNHSERQEKSRVGAPTTQTMHDKGLTTTIDWKDKDAYGRSISSRKRSQMHRLRKWQERIRTKDAGERNLQFALSEIDRMASALGVPRSVREVASVIYRRALNEDLIRGRSIEGVATSALYAACRKEGIPRSLEEIADVSRVDRKEIGRTYRYISQELGLEMRPVDPKKYVPRFCSELELSKEVQSKADEIIETTSEKGLLSGKSPTGFAAAAIYAASLLCNEKKTQREVADVAQVTEVTIRNRYQEQIEAMGLHS; this is translated from the coding sequence ATGACACGGCCCACCCGCCAGCGGGAACAGGACGGTGAGCGGACGCGATGGCAGGGAGCGCGCGAGGAAGCGGACGAAAACGAAACCGACGACATCGATTTCGAGGAAATGGACGAGGAGGACCTCGTCCGGACGGGAGACGGCGAACTCATCCACGAACCGACCGGCATCGTCGTCGAAGAAGAGCAGATCGATCCCGGTCCGGAGTGGCGGGCGTTCAACCACTCCGAGCGACAGGAGAAATCGCGCGTGGGCGCGCCGACCACGCAGACGATGCACGATAAGGGGCTGACGACGACGATCGACTGGAAGGACAAAGACGCCTACGGTCGCTCGATCTCCTCACGCAAGCGTTCGCAGATGCACCGCCTCCGGAAGTGGCAGGAGCGAATCCGGACGAAGGACGCGGGCGAGCGCAACCTCCAGTTCGCGCTTTCGGAAATCGATCGGATGGCCTCCGCGCTGGGCGTTCCTCGGTCGGTGCGGGAGGTCGCTTCCGTCATCTACCGCCGCGCGCTCAACGAGGATCTCATCCGCGGGCGCTCCATCGAGGGCGTCGCCACCTCCGCGCTCTACGCCGCCTGTCGAAAGGAGGGCATCCCACGCTCGCTAGAGGAAATCGCCGACGTCTCGCGGGTCGACAGAAAGGAGATCGGTCGGACGTACCGCTACATCTCCCAAGAACTGGGACTGGAGATGCGGCCGGTAGACCCGAAGAAATACGTTCCGCGGTTCTGTTCGGAACTCGAGCTCTCGAAGGAGGTCCAATCGAAGGCCGACGAGATCATCGAGACGACATCGGAGAAGGGACTGCTCTCGGGGAAATCGCCGACCGGCTTCGCCGCGGCCGCGATCTACGCCGCGTCGCTGCTCTGCAACGAGAAGAAGACCCAACGCGAGGTCGCAGACGTCGCGCAGGTGACCGAGGTCACCATCCGAAACCGGTATCAAGAGCAGATCGAAGCGATGGGGCTCCATAGCTGA
- a CDS encoding radical SAM protein codes for MTDPADLSVTLVDGYVDEPAHFGVPPYISTYPRFTAGAIVDAGVPESNITYHTIDELRDERRKWADVADADLLVYLGGMTVPGKYVGGTPAEPDEVRELAWAAEGVSVMGGPIRFGVGEENAGAQEMQRQDLDYDFLAMADVEAAAHDLVDSGLEGFENRYRDNDELDRWAAKGAFVVEQHPNHPDYLICELETSRGCAYRCSFCTEPMYGDPAFRTPESVVGEVESLYERGVRHLRIGRQADILAYGGDGEAPNPDALRDLYGGIREVAPDLGTLHLDNMNPITVVKWPEAAREGIRIIAEHNTPGDTAAFGLESADPVVQEKNTLNVTADECLRAIEIVNEEAGWRPGDDPADAPTHGANAANRLPKLLPGINLLHGLKGERAETFEHNKQFLQRVYDAGLMVRRINIRQVMAFEGTEMADEGANIANAHKKRFKAYKREIREEIDRPMLRRLAPVGTVLPNVHLEYHQDGRTFGRQLGTYPLLVGIPGERELKRTIDVAVVDHGYRSVTAVPYPLDPNAATMDELTAIPGIGDRTAGDIVINRPYESAAAVRSPEIDFETFTGSYPSEERPKAE; via the coding sequence ATGACCGATCCGGCCGATCTCTCCGTGACGCTCGTCGACGGCTACGTCGACGAGCCGGCGCACTTCGGCGTGCCCCCGTACATCTCGACGTACCCGCGGTTCACGGCCGGTGCGATCGTCGACGCCGGTGTTCCGGAGTCGAACATCACCTATCACACGATCGACGAACTACGCGACGAGCGGCGAAAGTGGGCCGACGTCGCCGACGCGGACCTCCTCGTCTACCTCGGCGGGATGACCGTCCCCGGCAAGTACGTCGGCGGGACGCCCGCCGAACCCGACGAGGTACGCGAACTCGCGTGGGCAGCCGAGGGTGTTTCCGTGATGGGCGGGCCGATCCGCTTCGGCGTCGGCGAAGAGAACGCCGGTGCACAGGAGATGCAGCGACAGGACCTCGATTACGACTTCCTCGCGATGGCCGACGTCGAGGCCGCCGCCCACGACCTCGTCGACAGTGGATTAGAAGGGTTCGAGAACCGCTACCGCGACAACGACGAACTGGACCGATGGGCCGCGAAGGGCGCGTTCGTCGTCGAGCAGCACCCGAACCATCCCGACTATCTCATCTGCGAACTGGAGACCTCTCGCGGCTGTGCGTACCGCTGTTCGTTCTGCACGGAGCCGATGTACGGCGATCCCGCCTTCCGGACGCCCGAGTCGGTCGTCGGCGAGGTCGAGTCGCTTTACGAGCGGGGTGTGCGCCACCTCCGAATCGGCCGCCAAGCCGACATCCTCGCGTACGGTGGGGACGGCGAAGCGCCGAATCCCGACGCACTCAGGGATCTCTACGGCGGGATTCGCGAGGTCGCCCCCGATCTAGGGACGCTGCACCTCGACAATATGAACCCGATTACAGTGGTCAAGTGGCCCGAGGCGGCCAGAGAGGGCATCCGGATCATCGCCGAGCACAACACGCCCGGCGACACCGCCGCGTTCGGCCTCGAATCTGCCGATCCGGTCGTCCAAGAGAAAAACACGCTGAACGTCACCGCCGACGAGTGCTTGAGAGCTATCGAAATCGTCAACGAGGAGGCGGGCTGGCGGCCCGGCGACGACCCCGCGGACGCGCCGACACACGGCGCGAACGCGGCGAATCGTCTCCCGAAGCTCCTCCCCGGAATCAACCTCCTCCACGGGCTGAAAGGCGAGCGCGCGGAGACGTTCGAGCACAACAAGCAGTTCCTTCAGCGCGTCTACGACGCCGGGCTGATGGTCCGACGGATCAACATCCGGCAGGTGATGGCCTTCGAGGGCACCGAGATGGCCGACGAGGGCGCGAACATCGCGAACGCGCACAAGAAGCGCTTCAAGGCGTACAAACGTGAGATACGCGAGGAGATCGACCGGCCGATGCTGCGGCGGCTCGCGCCCGTCGGGACGGTGCTACCGAACGTCCACCTCGAGTACCATCAGGACGGGCGGACCTTCGGCCGTCAGCTCGGCACTTACCCGCTCCTCGTTGGGATTCCCGGAGAACGGGAGTTGAAACGGACGATCGACGTCGCGGTCGTCGACCACGGCTACCGATCGGTCACGGCCGTTCCCTACCCGCTGGATCCGAACGCGGCCACGATGGACGAACTGACGGCAATCCCGGGCATCGGCGACCGTACCGCGGGCGACATCGTGATCAACAGACCATACGAGTCGGCGGCGGCTGTTCGGAGTCCCGAAATCGACTTCGAGACCTTCACTGGAAGCTACCCGAGCGAGGAGCGACCGAAAGCAGAGTAG
- the rnhA gene encoding ribonuclease HI: MPSVECDPDVARERLEAAGVAVEAGNTEYERWRAERGDATAVAYGDKVVVQGSRPTDLLALLRSEAGGRAHVYFDGASRGNPGPAAIGWAIVTSDGIVAEGGERIDETTNNRAEYAALERALEAASDYGFDEVDVRGDSQLIVRQVRGEYDTNNPELRERRVRVLELLSSFDRWSIEHVPREVNERADSLANEALDDG; this comes from the coding sequence ATGCCGAGTGTGGAGTGCGACCCGGACGTCGCCCGCGAGCGACTCGAAGCCGCGGGTGTCGCAGTCGAGGCGGGAAACACCGAATACGAACGCTGGCGCGCCGAGCGAGGCGATGCGACCGCGGTCGCCTACGGCGACAAGGTGGTGGTGCAGGGGTCGCGGCCGACGGACCTGCTCGCGCTGCTCCGGTCGGAGGCGGGCGGTCGAGCACACGTGTATTTCGACGGCGCGAGCCGCGGCAATCCCGGCCCCGCCGCGATCGGGTGGGCGATCGTCACGAGCGACGGCATCGTCGCCGAAGGCGGCGAGCGAATCGATGAGACGACGAACAACCGCGCGGAGTACGCGGCGCTCGAACGGGCCCTCGAAGCCGCGAGCGACTACGGGTTCGACGAGGTCGACGTCCGCGGGGACTCCCAGTTGATCGTGCGACAGGTGCGCGGCGAGTACGACACCAACAACCCCGAGCTCCGGGAGCGTCGCGTTCGCGTGCTGGAACTCCTCTCGTCGTTCGACCGGTGGTCGATCGAACACGTACCGAGAGAGGTAAACGAGCGCGCCGACTCACTGGCCAACGAGGCGTTGGACGATGGCTGA
- a CDS encoding PadR family transcriptional regulator, whose protein sequence is MSEAQTVTDRDSVVRDLTAFQQNILVILAEEPMYGLAIKRHLESYYGTEVNHGRLYPNLDDLVEMGLVEKSELDKRTNQYELTEEGHDALLDQFDWMFGKFVADDDRADELADLVEAHR, encoded by the coding sequence ATGTCAGAGGCACAAACAGTTACTGACAGAGATAGCGTGGTGCGCGACCTCACGGCGTTTCAGCAGAACATTCTGGTGATTCTCGCGGAGGAACCGATGTACGGGCTCGCGATCAAGCGACATCTCGAATCGTATTACGGGACGGAAGTGAACCACGGTCGGCTCTACCCCAACCTCGACGACCTCGTCGAGATGGGGCTCGTCGAAAAGAGCGAACTCGACAAACGGACGAACCAGTACGAGCTCACCGAGGAGGGCCACGACGCGCTCCTCGATCAGTTCGACTGGATGTTCGGGAAGTTCGTCGCCGACGACGACCGCGCCGACGAACTCGCAGACCTCGTCGAAGCGCACCGATAA
- a CDS encoding Rpp14/Pop5 family protein, with protein MKHLPKHLQPRWRYLAVGIETWPDADLDRGSFQRDLWYAAQNLYGDAGSAETDLTVLAFHFGDGDGETIVRAHRGTEERARAAIAALDRLDGHPVGLRVRGISGTVRSCEERYLNGGTGGGEQRDVVFETESTPAVVRGDRVDVAVGDGFAGATRLDFE; from the coding sequence GTGAAACACCTCCCGAAGCACCTTCAGCCGCGCTGGCGCTATCTCGCGGTCGGGATTGAGACGTGGCCCGACGCCGACCTCGACCGCGGGTCCTTCCAGCGCGATCTGTGGTACGCGGCGCAGAACCTCTACGGCGACGCCGGCAGCGCCGAGACGGACCTGACGGTTCTGGCCTTCCATTTCGGCGACGGCGACGGAGAGACGATCGTTCGCGCCCACCGCGGAACCGAAGAGCGCGCTCGCGCAGCGATCGCCGCGCTCGATCGCCTCGACGGTCACCCCGTCGGCCTGCGCGTCCGCGGAATTTCGGGCACCGTGCGTTCCTGTGAGGAAAGGTATTTGAACGGCGGGACCGGAGGTGGAGAACAGAGAGACGTCGTGTTCGAGACCGAATCCACCCCCGCCGTCGTTCGCGGCGACCGCGTCGACGTAGCGGTCGGGGACGGATTCGCGGGCGCGACGCGGCTCGATTTCGAGTGA
- the psmA gene encoding archaeal proteasome endopeptidase complex subunit alpha produces the protein MQGQGQQQAYDRGITIFSPDGRLYQVEYAREAVKRGTASVGVRTSEGVVLAADKRSRSPLMEPTSVEKIHKADDHAGIASAGHVADARQLIDFARRQAQVNRLRYGEAIGIETLTKNVTDHIQQYTQVGGARPFGVALLIGGVENGEPRLYETDPSGTPYEWKAVSIGADRSDLQGHLEENYADDLTLDEGVGLALRAIASANEDELAADGVDVATVTVETETFVELSNDEIATYIADNDLEPSDEDVNEDPDTDADADEE, from the coding sequence ATGCAGGGACAAGGCCAACAGCAGGCATACGACCGTGGAATCACGATCTTCTCGCCCGACGGTCGCCTCTACCAGGTGGAGTATGCCAGAGAGGCAGTCAAGCGAGGGACCGCGAGCGTCGGCGTCCGAACGTCCGAGGGAGTCGTCCTCGCGGCCGACAAGCGCTCTCGGTCGCCGCTTATGGAACCGACGAGCGTCGAGAAGATTCACAAGGCCGACGACCACGCGGGCATCGCTTCCGCGGGCCACGTCGCAGACGCGCGTCAGCTCATCGACTTCGCGCGGCGGCAGGCGCAGGTCAACCGACTCCGCTACGGCGAGGCGATCGGTATCGAGACGCTGACGAAGAACGTCACCGACCACATCCAGCAGTACACGCAGGTCGGCGGCGCGCGCCCGTTCGGCGTCGCGCTACTCATCGGCGGCGTCGAGAACGGCGAACCCAGACTCTACGAGACTGATCCCTCGGGAACGCCCTACGAGTGGAAGGCCGTCTCGATCGGCGCGGACCGCAGCGACCTCCAAGGGCACCTCGAAGAGAACTACGCGGACGACCTGACGCTCGACGAGGGCGTCGGCCTCGCGCTTCGGGCGATCGCCTCGGCCAACGAGGACGAGCTCGCCGCCGACGGCGTCGATGTCGCCACGGTCACCGTAGAAACCGAAACGTTCGTCGAACTCTCGAACGACGAGATCGCGACGTACATCGCCGACAACGACCTCGAACCGAGTGACGAGGACGTCAACGAGGACCCCGACACCGACGCCGACGCCGACGAGGAGTAA
- a CDS encoding TRAM domain-containing protein: MEISDKLLCLFNADVREEGDRYLVEVPKREVETGSIEPGEAYRVALISRAVESPSEATETEQPTSEPQPPVEPGELRYVEIEDIGKQGDGIARVERGYVIIVPGTEIGDRVKIEVSEVKSNFAVGEVIEEEI, from the coding sequence GTGGAAATCTCAGATAAACTCTTGTGTCTGTTCAACGCGGATGTTCGTGAAGAAGGCGACCGCTATCTCGTCGAAGTGCCGAAACGCGAGGTCGAGACCGGGTCGATCGAACCCGGCGAGGCCTACCGCGTCGCTCTCATCTCTCGCGCGGTCGAATCGCCGTCGGAGGCGACCGAGACCGAACAGCCGACATCGGAACCGCAACCGCCGGTCGAACCCGGCGAACTCCGCTACGTCGAGATCGAAGACATCGGCAAGCAGGGCGACGGCATCGCCCGGGTCGAGCGCGGGTACGTCATCATCGTCCCCGGGACGGAGATCGGCGACCGCGTGAAAATCGAGGTCAGCGAGGTCAAATCGAACTTCGCTGTCGGTGAAGTGATCGAAGAGGAGATCTAA
- a CDS encoding class I SAM-dependent methyltransferase, with translation MKKTIDEHAERFSEFASSYDDEQDSAEYLACADLVVEHAAPGPDDVVLDLGTGTGAIALALAPRAKTVIGRDISEGMLETARSKAETEGIDNVEFGEGRFREPNYDGDVDLVTSNFAMHHLSDAEKREAIAVIANLNPRRFVLGDVMFFGTPDPDEPFYDPEVDDPATVGTLVDALTDEGFVLTAVERVHDQVGVLVAERFGDASERVGVTPADRDPDGMEE, from the coding sequence ATGAAGAAGACGATTGACGAGCACGCCGAGCGCTTCTCGGAGTTCGCCTCCTCGTACGACGACGAACAGGACTCCGCGGAGTACCTCGCGTGCGCCGATCTCGTCGTCGAGCACGCCGCGCCCGGCCCCGACGACGTCGTCCTCGATCTCGGGACCGGCACGGGCGCGATCGCACTGGCGCTCGCGCCGAGAGCGAAGACGGTAATCGGCCGCGACATCAGCGAGGGGATGCTCGAAACGGCCCGCTCGAAGGCCGAGACGGAGGGAATCGACAACGTCGAGTTCGGTGAGGGTCGATTCCGCGAGCCCAACTACGACGGCGACGTCGATCTGGTGACCTCGAACTTCGCGATGCACCACCTCTCCGATGCGGAAAAGCGCGAGGCGATCGCCGTCATCGCGAATCTGAACCCGCGGCGGTTCGTCCTCGGCGACGTGATGTTCTTCGGGACGCCCGACCCCGACGAACCGTTCTACGACCCCGAGGTCGACGACCCGGCAACGGTCGGGACGCTCGTCGACGCACTGACCGACGAAGGGTTCGTGCTGACGGCCGTCGAGCGCGTGCACGATCAGGTGGGCGTGCTCGTCGCCGAGCGATTCGGCGACGCCAGCGAGCGCGTGGGAGTCACGCCGGCGGACCGCGACCCGGACGGGATGGAGGAGTGA
- a CDS encoding inorganic diphosphatase, protein MTNLWEDIETGPDAPDVVYAVVECLKGERNKYEYDKDVPGVVLDRVLHSNVHYPSDYGFLPQTYYDDEDPFDILVLVEDQTFPGCIIEARPVALMEMDDDGEKDDKVIAVPAEDPRYDEVEDVDDLTDQQKAEIAEFFETYKNLEAGKQTETLGWQDADAAKDAVEHAMDLYEENFA, encoded by the coding sequence ATGACGAACCTCTGGGAAGACATCGAGACCGGCCCGGACGCGCCGGATGTCGTCTACGCCGTCGTAGAATGTCTGAAAGGCGAGCGGAACAAATACGAGTACGACAAGGACGTCCCGGGCGTCGTCCTCGACCGAGTCCTCCACTCGAACGTCCACTACCCCTCCGACTACGGATTCCTCCCGCAGACGTACTACGACGACGAGGACCCCTTCGACATCCTCGTGCTCGTCGAGGACCAGACGTTCCCCGGCTGCATCATCGAGGCGCGTCCGGTTGCGCTGATGGAAATGGACGACGACGGTGAGAAGGACGATAAGGTCATCGCCGTGCCCGCAGAGGATCCGCGCTACGACGAGGTCGAAGACGTCGACGACCTCACCGACCAGCAGAAAGCCGAGATCGCCGAGTTCTTCGAGACGTACAAGAACCTCGAAGCGGGTAAGCAGACCGAGACCCTCGGCTGGCAGGACGCCGACGCCGCGAAGGACGCCGTCGAGCACGCGATGGACCTCTACGAAGAGAACTTCGCGTAA
- a CDS encoding BGTF surface domain-containing protein, whose translation MTRPPSKSLYRRLVAALNLRRLTALALVTALVVSAVGAVASPVAAQSEDAPIELDSEAVESVQDATVSGTSTLDSGTSIQVRISSTGETSPQFLKVKTTTVGSDGAWNATVDLSAVEEHDTVAVSVAVASESDDRSADFEIPIENDQATPTETSDSPVSAPGFGSVVALVAIVGSAALFRTRR comes from the coding sequence ATGACACGCCCTCCATCGAAGTCGCTGTATCGGCGGCTCGTCGCGGCATTGAACCTTCGCCGGCTGACCGCGCTCGCGCTCGTGACAGCTCTCGTCGTCTCCGCTGTGGGTGCTGTTGCGTCCCCCGTCGCCGCACAGTCCGAGGACGCCCCCATCGAGTTGGACTCCGAAGCGGTCGAATCTGTCCAAGACGCGACAGTTAGCGGGACGTCGACGCTCGATTCCGGGACGTCGATTCAGGTCCGGATCTCCTCGACCGGCGAGACGAGTCCCCAGTTCCTGAAGGTGAAGACGACGACCGTCGGAAGCGACGGTGCGTGGAACGCGACGGTCGATCTCTCGGCGGTCGAAGAACACGACACCGTCGCGGTCTCCGTGGCGGTTGCGAGCGAGAGCGACGACCGCAGCGCCGACTTCGAGATCCCGATCGAAAACGACCAAGCGACGCCGACGGAGACGAGTGATTCGCCGGTGTCCGCGCCCGGATTCGGCAGTGTCGTCGCCCTCGTCGCGATCGTCGGGAGCGCGGCGCTCTTCCGAACTCGACGCTGA